In Cedecea neteri, a single genomic region encodes these proteins:
- a CDS encoding gamma-glutamylcyclotransferase family protein translates to MESLFVYGTLRPGHVNAHIMENIGGEWLPGYVHGTFYERGWGAAADFPGIVLDKNGPEVHGYLFLSQNLKEHWPMLDEFEDGYDRVKVGVTTNDGHTVSAWIYQLQPQR, encoded by the coding sequence ATGGAATCACTGTTTGTCTACGGCACACTTCGTCCCGGCCACGTCAACGCCCACATAATGGAAAATATTGGCGGCGAGTGGCTGCCGGGCTATGTGCACGGCACTTTTTACGAACGCGGCTGGGGAGCGGCCGCCGACTTCCCCGGCATCGTGCTGGATAAAAATGGCCCGGAGGTTCACGGCTATCTGTTTTTATCCCAAAACCTGAAAGAACACTGGCCCATGCTGGACGAATTTGAAGACGGGTACGATCGTGTAAAAGTCGGGGTCACAACGAATGATGGCCACACCGTCAGCGCCTGGATTTATCAGCTGCAGCCGCAGCGTTAA
- a CDS encoding YbgA family protein gives MSTKPVIGISGCLTGSAVRFDGGHKRMAFVMEELAQSVTFKPVCPEMAIGLPVPRPALRLVKLGEGEIRMRFSQAPHDDVTEKMADFATNYVSGLDGLAGFIVCAKSPSCGMERVRLYDVKGNPGRKEGVGTFTKALLEKFPWLPVEEDGRLHDPMLRENFVERVFALHELNMLRANGLSRRALLDFHSRYKLQLLAHHQAGYREIGPFVASLHQWDDLDSFFVAYREKLMAILKTPASRKNHTNVLMHIQGYFRPRLNARQRGELRDVILHYRDGLLPILAPLTLLKHYLAEYPDRYLLTQNYFNPYPDYLALRLGVN, from the coding sequence ATGAGCACCAAACCTGTGATTGGGATCAGCGGCTGTTTAACCGGTTCTGCCGTGCGATTTGATGGCGGGCACAAGCGCATGGCCTTTGTCATGGAAGAACTGGCGCAGAGTGTGACCTTCAAACCTGTTTGCCCGGAAATGGCGATTGGGCTGCCTGTCCCCCGGCCTGCACTGCGCCTGGTGAAACTGGGCGAAGGGGAGATCAGAATGCGTTTTAGCCAGGCGCCGCATGATGACGTCACGGAAAAAATGGCCGATTTCGCCACGAACTATGTCTCGGGGCTGGATGGGCTGGCTGGATTTATCGTTTGTGCTAAATCGCCGAGCTGCGGGATGGAACGCGTCAGGCTGTACGACGTGAAGGGCAATCCGGGCCGCAAGGAGGGCGTGGGGACGTTCACTAAAGCGTTGCTGGAAAAATTCCCCTGGCTGCCGGTCGAAGAAGATGGACGCCTGCACGATCCGATGCTGCGGGAGAACTTTGTGGAGCGTGTTTTCGCGCTGCATGAGCTGAACATGCTGCGGGCTAACGGCCTGAGCCGCCGCGCGTTACTCGATTTCCATAGCCGGTACAAACTTCAGCTGCTGGCCCATCATCAGGCGGGCTACCGCGAGATTGGGCCTTTTGTCGCCTCCTTGCATCAGTGGGACGATCTGGACAGCTTCTTTGTGGCCTACCGTGAGAAGCTGATGGCAATTCTTAAAACGCCCGCTTCTCGGAAAAATCACACCAATGTGTTGATGCATATTCAGGGGTATTTTCGTCCCAGGCTGAATGCTCGCCAGCGCGGTGAGCTGCGGGATGTGATCCTGCATTATCGGGATGGCTTGTTGCCGATTCTGGCCCCCCTGACGCTGCTGAAACATTATCTGGCGGAATACCCGGATCGCTATCTGCTGACGCAGAACTACTTCAACCCTTATCCGGATTATTTAGCGCTTCGGCTTGGCGTGAATTAA
- a CDS encoding DUF3833 domain-containing protein, translating to MKRILLLALGGLMLLAGCSTEITDYRHQQPSLDIFHYFQGKTEAWGMVQDRSGKQLRRFHVEVDGDVVGDTLTLNEHFIYDDGEKQQRVWHIRRLSAENYEGTAGDIEGVATGQAAGNAFNWRYSMNVKANGSTWLLHFDDWMYLQDDKHIFNKTEMKKFGVTVGTVTLFFTRKA from the coding sequence ATGAAACGCATACTGTTACTCGCGCTGGGAGGGCTGATGCTGTTGGCTGGCTGCAGCACCGAGATTACTGATTATCGTCACCAGCAGCCCTCGCTGGACATCTTTCATTATTTCCAGGGCAAAACTGAGGCGTGGGGCATGGTGCAGGATCGCAGTGGGAAGCAGCTGCGCCGCTTTCACGTTGAGGTCGACGGCGATGTGGTGGGGGATACCCTGACGCTGAATGAGCACTTCATCTATGACGATGGCGAAAAGCAGCAGCGGGTGTGGCACATCCGCCGTCTTAGCGCGGAAAACTACGAAGGTACGGCCGGAGATATCGAAGGTGTGGCGACGGGCCAGGCCGCAGGCAACGCTTTTAACTGGCGCTACAGCATGAACGTCAAAGCCAACGGTAGCACCTGGCTGCTGCATTTTGACGACTGGATGTACCTCCAGGACGACAAACATATTTTCAATAAAACCGAGATGAAAAAATTCGGGGTTACCGTAGGCACCGTCACGCTTTTCTTCACCCGTAAAGCGTAG